A window of the Tenebrio molitor chromosome 1, icTenMoli1.1, whole genome shotgun sequence genome harbors these coding sequences:
- the LOC138122866 gene encoding uncharacterized protein: MPKQKISLREKILQWTSKKDLYEIKSTREMFCKACGKLFICEKKCHLQQHEQTAIHKENIMTPLRQTLLTQNLEESANSTFNMELCNVFLAANIPWHKLQNPAFQNFLTKYCGRKIPDESTLRKNYLPKCYKDTIDRIRNELDPFNIWVSVDETTDALGRYVANCLVGKLSEDEPGKSYLLASKQLERTNHETIARFVNQSLEILWSTRVVAEKFLLFVTDGAPYMIKSGRHLKVFYPKIVHVTCLAHALNLVAEKIRYQYEDVDNLISNVKKIFVKAPLRVEMYKEKLKEMPLPPQPILTRWGTWLQAAMFYSEHFDSIKEVVMSFDGSSAVAIQKAQSIMKKPGIKNQLIYVRSNFKIICESITQLEKNGLPLTDSIKIVENVFTSLKKSPGPVAAVALKKLEDVTEKNPGYKFLLELARIFRGEDVPEHDTKMEEIYYKFAPITSCEVERSFSKYKSILVDNRQCFKVENLEQYLVCNVNT, translated from the exons atgccgaaacaaaaaattagtttacgcgaaaaaatattacagtggacaagcaagaaagatttatatgaaataaaatcaacccgagaaatgttttgtaaagcttgtggtaaactg tttatatgcgaaaaaaaatgtcacttgcaacagcatgagcaaacggccatccataaagagaacattatgacaccgcttcggcaaacgttgctgacacagaacttggaggaatcggcaaatagtacattcaatatggaactttgtaacgtctttttagctgccaatataccatggcacaaactacaaaatcctgcgtttcagaattttctgacaaaatattgtggtagaaaaattccggatgagtctactttacggaaaaattatttaccaaaatgctacaaagat actattgaccgcattcggaatgagctggatccttttaacatatgggtttcagttgacgaaacaacagatgcacttgggcgatatgtggcgaattgtctggttgggaaactttcagaagatgaacctggaaaatcttatcttttggcgtctaaacaattagaaagaacaaatcatgagacaatagctagattcgtaaatcaatctttag aaatcttgtggagtaccagagttgttgctgaaaagtttcttttgtttgtaacggatggagcaccatatatgataaaatctggtagacaccttaaggtgttttatccaaaaattgtgcatgtcacatgcttagcgcatgctttaaatctagtggctgaaaaaattcgctatcaatatgaagatgtggataatttaatttcgaacgtgaaaaaaattttcgttaaggcacctttgagagttgaaatgtacaaagaaaaactaaaagaaatgccactgcctccacagccaattttaacacgatggggaacatggcttcaggctgctatgttttacagcgaacactttgattccattaaagaa gttgtcatgtcctttgatggaagttctgctgttgctattcaaaaagcacagtctataatgaagaaacccggaataaaaaaccaattaatttatgttcgcagtaattttaaaataatctgcgaaagtattactcaattggaaaaaaatgggttacctttaaccgattcaatcaaaattgttgaaaacgtatttacctccctaaaaaaatctccaggccctgtagcagcagtagcattaaaaaaacttgaagatgttactgaaaaaaatcctggatacaaatttcttctagaattggcaagaatttttagaggtgaagatgtgccggaacatgacaccaaaatggaagaaatttattacaaatttgcgcccattacctcttgcgaggtagaaagaagtttttcaaaatataagtccattttggtggataaccgacaatgttttaaagtagaaaatttagagcaatatcttgtatgcaatgtaaatacgtaa